A section of the Lynx canadensis isolate LIC74 chromosome A1, mLynCan4.pri.v2, whole genome shotgun sequence genome encodes:
- the SMIM32 gene encoding small integral membrane protein 32 encodes MYGDVFNATAGPEAAGGGALALAATVKAEGALPLELATARGMRDGAATKPDLPTYLLLFFLLLLSVALVVLFIGCQLRHSAFAALPHDRSLRDARAPWKSRPV; translated from the coding sequence ATGTACGGCGACGTGTTCAACGCCACGGCCGGCCCGGAGGCGGCTGGAGGCGGCGCGCTGGCCCTGGCGGCCACGGTCAAGGCAGAGGGCGCTTTGCCGCTGGAGCTGGCCACGGCGCGCGGCATGCGGGACGGCGCGGCCACAAAGCCCGACCTGCCCACCTACCTGCTGCTCTTCTTCTTGCTGCTGCTGTCTGTGGCGCTCGTCGTCCTCTTCATAGGCTGCCAGCTGCGCCACTCGGCCTTCGCCGCGCTGCCCCACGACCGTTCGCTGCGCGACGCCCGTGCGCCCTGGAAGTCGCGGCCGGTGTAG